One genomic segment of Oncorhynchus mykiss isolate Arlee chromosome 10, USDA_OmykA_1.1, whole genome shotgun sequence includes these proteins:
- the LOC110514534 gene encoding alpha-2C adrenergic receptor-like — translation MDFLNFSGVVDERNTTFPNSSATGDSEYSLLSITGLTVVVGFLILFTIVGNVLVVIAVLTSRALKPPQNLFLVSLASADILVATLVMPFSLANELMGYWFFGKVWCDIYLALDVLFCTSSIVHLCAISLDRYWSITQAIEYNQKRTPTRLNGMIVVVWLISAVISFPPLISMDRSSGGEISPQCRLNDETWYILYSSIGSFFAPCVIMILVYIRIYQVAKTRTRTMSEKKREVEDNGTAPLHFNGLGQGGEEEGCGGSLKENGGGGGVARENGHCQSQQKTPVPQGMLPNEPKLTPDPDDGDDFDDSSSSDEKPTSAKKHSSSSSSSHQHQHHHHHHHHHHHHDDKKDSKPSERRKSTGSRKSSLASSKRSESKKSRASSKSIELFSSRRKRRSTVNRNKITAAREKRFTFVLAVVMGVFVICWFPFFFSYSLYGVCRAPCEIPQSLFKFFFWIGYVNSSLNPVIYTIFNQDFRRAFQKILVCKSGKRSF, via the exons ATGGATTTCTTGAATTTCTCCGGGGTGGTGGACGAGCGGAATACCACATTCCCCAACTCATCGGCTACCGGGGACAGTgagtactctctcctctccataaCCGGACTGACGGTAGTCGTCGGCTTTCTCATCCTGTTTACCATTGTGGGCAACGTGCTGGTGGTCATCGCCGTGTTGACCAGCCGCGCTCTCAAACCGCCGCAGAACCTCTTTCTGGTGTCCCTGGCCAGCGCGGACATCCTAGTGGCTACTCTCGTCATGCCTTTCTCTTTAGCTAACGAACTCATGGGCTACTGGTTCTTCGGGAAAGTTTGGTGCGACATCTACTTGGCGTTGGACGTTCTCTTTTGCACGTCGTCTATAGTTCACCTGTGCGCTATCAGTCTCGATCGTTACTGGTCGATCACCCAGGCGATAGAATACAACCAGAAGCGGACGCCTACACGGCTAAACGGGATGATCGTGGTGGTCTGGCTGATCTCGGCCGTTATTTCCTTTCCGCCGTTGATCTCCATGGACAGGAGCAGCGGAGGGGAGATCAGTCCTCAGTGTCGGCTGAACGATGAGACCTGGTATATTCTCTACTCCAGCATAGGATCCTTCTTCGCTCCCTGCGTTATCATGATACTAGTGTACATCAG GATCTACCAGGTTGCTAAGACGCGGACGAGGACCATGtcggagaagaagagagaggtggaggacaaCGGAACTGCCCCGTTACATTTTAACGGGTTAGGGCAGGGGGGCGAGGAGGAGGGGTGCGGAGGGTCTCTGAAGGAAAACGGTGGGGGCGGAGGGGTTGCCCGGGAGAACGGGCACTGCCAGAGCCAGCAGAAGACGCCGGTGCCACAGGGGATGTTACCCAACGAACCCAAATTAACCCCCGACCCTGACGATGGAGACGACTTTGACGACAGCAGCTCGTCGGACGAAAAACCCACATCCGCCAAAAAacattcctcttcctcttcctcttcccatcagcatcaacaccaccaccaccaccaccaccaccaccatcaccatgacGACAAGAAGGATTCCAAACCTTCAGAGAGAAGGAAGTCCACAGGAAGCAGGAAGAGCAGCTTGGCTTCGTCCAAACGCTCAGAGAGCAAGAAGTCGCGTGCCAGCTCTAAGTCCATCGAGCTGTTTTCGTCCCGTAGGAAACGGCGGAGCACCGTCAACAGGAACAAAATAACAGCGGCGAGGGAGAAGAGGTTTACCTTCGTCTTGGCGGTGGTGATGGGCGTCTTCGTGATCTGCTGGTTCCCCTTCTTCTTCAGCTACAG CCTGTATGGAGTGTGCCGGGCGCCGTGTGAGATCCCCCAGTCTCTTTTTAAGTTCTTCTTCTGGATAGGCTACGTCAACAGCTCCCTCAACCCCGTCATCTACACCATCTTCAACCAGGACTTCAGACGAGCATTCCAGAAGATTCTAGTCTGCAAGTCAGGGAAGAGGTCTTTCTGA